The genomic DNA AAAGCGTGCAGGGCCAGCGTAGGCAAGGCCACCTCCTGTACAGGGCAAATGCCCGATGAAAAAAAGATGTGCGCCCGCCCGCGACCTGCCGGTCCGCGGGGGCGCGATGAAAATCCGCCTCGAAATGGTCCTAGGCGGCGTGGCCGCCCGTCAGGTTCCAGTCCACCGCGTCGGCGGCCGCCTCCCCGGGCATGCCGAAAAACGCCGGGAACTGGCGCGCGCCTTTGCGCGTGACCGACAAGGCGCGCGAGTCCAGGTCCTTGTCGACCCAGCCGCGCCGCAACAACGCCTCCAGCAGCGCGGCGCCGAGCGCGCCGCCCAGGTGCGAGCGGCGCTCGCTCCAATCCAGGCAGGGGCAGGCAAAGCGGCGGCGGCGCTGGCGCGCCTGCGCCACATCCACCCCGACCTGTGCCAGCGAGGCCTCGCCCAGCGGCGTCAACACATAGTCGCGGCCATCGGCCGCCAGCCATTGGCGCGCCAGCATCGCATCATGGACGCGCACGGCCAGCGTGCCCGCCATGTGGTCATAACAGGTGCGGGCCTCGCGCAGCGCCGATGGCGTGTTGGGCTTGAATGGCGCGCGCTCGGCGCCCGCCACCACCAGCAACGCTTCCAGCGCGCGCGCCACTTCGGCATTGGCCAGCCGGTAATAGCGGTGCTTGCCCTGCGCCGCCTGCTCCACCAGGCCCTGCTCGCGCAGGCGCTGGAAATGGCTGCTGGCCGTGGACGCGCCGATATCCGCGGCCGCGGCCAGTTCCGTGGCGGTGCGGGCGCGGCCATCCAGCAGCACGCACAGCATGCGCGCCCGCGCCGGATCGGCGATGGCGCCCGCGACGGCGGACAGATTGATATCGGCGAACTCGGATTCCATGATTCGGTCCCGGCCAAAGTGTTGTGTACAGGCACAAGCATACTGCGAGTCATCCCAACAAGACAGCCGGCGCCGCCGGCCACCGCCATGCGCGACACCCCGGTTTTCTTCGGCTGGAAAGTTCTCTACGCCACCTTCGTGCTGGCCGTCTTCGGCTGGGGCGTGGGCTTCTACGGTCCGCCGGTCTTCCTGCACGCCGTGGTGCAGCGCACCGGCTGGAGCGTGGCGCTGGTCTCGGCCGCGGTCAGCCTGCACTTCCTGTGCGGCACGCTGATCGTGGCCAATCTGCCGCGCCTGTACCGGCGCTGGGGCGTGCCGGCGGTGACCCTGGCGGGCGCCGTTGCGCTGGCGCTGGGCGTGTCGGGCTGGGCGCGCGCGGCGGCGCCGTGGCAGCTGTACGCGGCCGCGCTGTTCTCCGGCATGGGCTGGGTGACGCTGGGCGCGGCGGCGGTCAATGCGCTGATCGCGCCCTGGTTCGTCAAACGGCGCCCGGCCGCGCTCGGCATGGCCTACAACGGCGCCAGCGTGGGCGGCATCGTGTTTTCGCCGCTGTGGGTCTTCCTGATTTCCGGCTACGGTTTCGCGCAGGCGGCCTGGTGGATCGGCGCGACGATGGTCATCGTGATCGCGATCCTGGCGCGCAAGGTATTCGCCGTCACGCCGCGCCAGTTGGGCCAGCACCCGGACGGCGTGGCGCCCGACCCGCAGTCACCGGCCGCGGCCGCCACGCTGGCGCCGGTGCCGCGCCTGTGGCGCGATCGCGCCTTCCTGTCGCTGGGCGCCGGCATGGCGCTGGGCCTGTTCGCGCAGATCGGCCTGATCGCCCACCTGCTGTCATTGCTGGCGCCACTGCTGGGCGCGCAGACCGCCGGCATCGCCATGGGCCTGGCCACGGCAAGCGCCATCGCCGGGCGCAGCCTGGTGGGCTGGCTGATGCCGCCGTCCGCCGACCGCCGCAAGGTCGCCTGCGTATCGTATGGCGCGCAGATCCTCGGCTCGCTGGTCCTGATGCTGGCGGCGGACCACGCCTGGGCGGTGTGGGCCGGCGTGCTGCTGTTCGGCGCCGGCATCGGCAACGCCACGTCGCTGCCGCCATTGATCGCGCAGAGCGAATTCGGCCGCGAGGACGCCTTGCGCGTGGTGCCGCTGATCGTCGCCGTGTCGCAAGGCGCCTATGCGTTTGCGCCGGCGGTGTTCGGCGTGCTGCGCGCCATGGCCGGCCAGGACGGCCAATCGATGTTCGCATTCCTGGCGGTGGCGGCCTGCCTGCAAGCCGCCGCGATCGCCTGCCTGGCATGGGGCCGCGGCGCGGCCTGGCGGCGCGGACTCAGTCCAGCCCGCCGCGACGCGCCACCAGGCCGGCCATGACGGCGTCGCCCTGCTCGTCGGCCAGCCCCTGCGCCACCCCTTGGCGGTCGGCGGCGTTGCGGTTCTGGCTGACCTTCCATTTGCCCTCGATGCGCGTGATGGCGATTTCCACGCCGACGATCGCCCGCAT from Achromobacter xylosoxidans includes the following:
- a CDS encoding ArsR/SmtB family transcription factor; its protein translation is MESEFADINLSAVAGAIADPARARMLCVLLDGRARTATELAAAADIGASTASSHFQRLREQGLVEQAAQGKHRYYRLANAEVARALEALLVVAGAERAPFKPNTPSALREARTCYDHMAGTLAVRVHDAMLARQWLAADGRDYVLTPLGEASLAQVGVDVAQARQRRRRFACPCLDWSERRSHLGGALGAALLEALLRRGWVDKDLDSRALSVTRKGARQFPAFFGMPGEAAADAVDWNLTGGHAA
- a CDS encoding MFS transporter codes for the protein MRDTPVFFGWKVLYATFVLAVFGWGVGFYGPPVFLHAVVQRTGWSVALVSAAVSLHFLCGTLIVANLPRLYRRWGVPAVTLAGAVALALGVSGWARAAAPWQLYAAALFSGMGWVTLGAAAVNALIAPWFVKRRPAALGMAYNGASVGGIVFSPLWVFLISGYGFAQAAWWIGATMVIVIAILARKVFAVTPRQLGQHPDGVAPDPQSPAAAATLAPVPRLWRDRAFLSLGAGMALGLFAQIGLIAHLLSLLAPLLGAQTAGIAMGLATASAIAGRSLVGWLMPPSADRRKVACVSYGAQILGSLVLMLAADHAWAVWAGVLLFGAGIGNATSLPPLIAQSEFGREDALRVVPLIVAVSQGAYAFAPAVFGVLRAMAGQDGQSMFAFLAVAACLQAAAIACLAWGRGAAWRRGLSPARRDAPPGRP